The genomic DNA GTTAGTTTCCCGCTTAGATGCTTTCAGCGGTTATCTATTCCAAACGTGACTACCCAGCTGTGCCACTGGCGTGACAACTGGTACATCAGAGGTTTGTCCATCCCGGTCCTCTCGTACTAAGGACAGGTCTTCTCAATATTCTAACGCCTACAGTGGATAGGGACCGAACTGTCTCACGACGTTCTGAACCCAGCTCACGTACCGCTTTAATGGGCGAACAGCCCAACCCTTGGGACCTTCTCCAGCCCCAGGATGCGATGAGCCGACATCGAGGTGCCAAACCCTACCGTCGATATGGACTCTCGGGTAGGATCAGCCTGTTATCCCCAGGGTAGCTTTTATCCGTTGAGCGACGATCCTTCCATTCGGAATCGCCGGATCACTATGTCCTGCTTTCGCATCTGCTCGACCCGTCAGTCTTGCAGTTAAGCTCTCTTATGCCATTGCACTCTATGGTTGATTTCCATCCAACCTGAGAGAACCTTTGAACGCCTCCGTTACTCTTTCGGAGGCGACCGCCCCAGTCAAACTGCCCACCTAGCACTGTCTCCGTGGCTACAAACCACAGATTAGAATTTCAACATTGAATGGTTGGTATTCCACCGACAACTCCAGCACAGCTAGCGCCATGCTTTCATAGTTTCCCAACTATCCTATACATGCAATATCAAAACCCAATACCAAGCTACAGTAAAGCTCCATGGGGTCTTTCCGTCCTACTGTAGGTAACCGGTATCTTCACCGGTAATACAATTTCACCAGGCCTCCCGTCAAGACAGCGCTCAAATCATTACACCATTCGTGCAGGTCGGAACTTACCCGACAAGGAATTTCGCTACCTTAGGACCGTTATAGTTACGGCCGCCGTTCACCGGGGCTTCAATTCGGAGCTCTCACTCCTCCTCTTAACCTTCCGGCACTGGGCAGGTGTCAGCCCATATACATCGCCTTACAGCTTAGCATAGACCTGTGTTTTTGTTAAACAGTTGCTTGAGCCTCTTCACTGCGACCCTCGAGCGCTTTGTATTGCGTGAATACTAACACCTGAGGGCACCCCTTCTCCCGAAGTTACGGGGCCATTTTGCAGAGTTCCTTAACGAGAGTTAGCCTGTCCGCCTTAAATTTCTCATTCTGACCACCTGTGTCGGTTTCGGGTACGGGCAGTCATATCTTAACGTTAGAAGCTTTTCTCGGCAGCGTGGGATTTGTACATTCATCTTACGACTATATATCACACCTCAAATCTAATCTGACGGATTTTCCTATCAGATCATTCTACATGCTTTTACGGAAACTACCGTTCTTCCGCGTACATACCCTTCTGCGTCCCTCCATCACAATATATGACTGGCACAGAAATATTAATCTGTTTTCCATTCGCCTACGCATTATAGCCTCGGCTTAGGTCCCGGCTTACTCAGGGAAGACAAGCTTTACCCTGAAAACCTTGGTCTTCCGGCGGGGAGGATTCTCGCCTCCCTTCTCGCTACTTATTCCTGCATTCTCACTTCTGATACCTCCAGAGTTGCTTACGCTTCTCCTTCAACGGCCTACAGAACGCTCTCCTACCAATTGCTTGCGCAATTCCACAGCTTCGGTTTATAACTTAGCCCCGTTACATTGTCGGCGCAGAGACTCTCGACCAGTGAGCTATTACGCACTCTTTAAAGGTATGGCTGCTTCTAAGCCAACCTCCTGGTTGTTTATGAATCTCCACCTCCTTTCCCACTTAGTTATAATTAGGGACCTTAGCTGGTGGTCTGGGTTGTTTCCCTTTTGACGACGGAAGTTAACTCCCGTGGTCTCACTCCTGAGTTATAGAATTATGGTATTCGGAGTTTGATTGGATTCAGTAAGCTATACGCCCCCTAGTCCATTCAGTGCTCTACCCCCACAATTAAACACTCAAGGCTGCACCTAAATGCATTTCGGAGAGAACGAGCTATCTCCTAGTTCGATTGGCTTTTCACCCCTAAACCTATCTCATCTCCCAACTTTTCAACGGCGGTGAGTTCGGGCCTCCACTGTGTCTTACCACAGTTTCACCCTGGACAGGATTAGATCACCAGGTTTCGCGTCTACGCCCAGCGACTATGTCGCCCTATTCAGACTCGGTTTCCCTTCGGCTCCGTTATACTTAACCTCGCCACTGAACGTAACTCGCAGGATCATTCTCCAAAAGGCACGCCATCACCCTTGCGGGCTCTGACCGCTTGTAAGCACATAGTTTCAGGTTCTATTTCACTCCCCTCCCGGGGTTCTTTTCACCTTTCCCTCACGGTACTATTCGCTATCGGTTAATAAGAGTATTTAGCCTTACGAGATCTGGTCCTCGCTGATTCACACAGAATTCCTCGTGCTCCATGTTACTTGGGAGAAAACGGACATGTTAATGAGTTTACCTGTACAGGATTATCACCTTCTACGATCTAGCTTTCCAACTAGTTCCAGTTCGGTCATTAACAATGTTGAGTACGTTGCAGTTCCTCATAGTTTTTCCCACAACCCCGCATAAACAACGGCTGCATCCTTGACATTTATGCGGTTTAGGCTCATCCCCGTTCGCTCGCCGCTACTTGGGGAATCGTTTTTTACTTTCTTTTCCTCGCGTTACTTAGATGTTTCAGTTCACGCGGTTCCCTCTTTCGTGCTAAGTCTTCAACTTAGCGGATTGCTCCATTCGGAAATCTCGGGGTCAATGTTCGATTGCAACTAACCCGAGCTTATCGCAGCTTACCACGTCCTTCATCGGCTCTTATTACCTAGGCATTCCCTATGTGCCCTTACTTATTTTAACCTATTATTTTTAATTGACAGCTAACTCTATTAATTATTAGAGTTAAATTGTATTATCTACTGATTTACTATATAGTTTCCAATGTCCATTTGATAATGTTTAAGAACATCATCAATAGAATAGAGAAAGCAATTGCTCCTTAGAAAGGAGGTGATCCATCCGCACGTTCCCGTACGGATACCTTGTTACGACTTCACCCCAATCGCTAATCACACCCTCGGAGCATCCCTCCTTACGGTTAGGCCTGCTACTTCAGGTGCAACCAACTCTCGTGGTGTGACGGGCGGTGTGTACAAGACCCGAGAACGTATTCACCGCAACATAGCTGATTTGCGATTACTAGCGATTCCAACTTCATGTACTCGAGTTGCAGAGTACAATCCGAACTGAGAATAGTTTTCTGAGATTAGCTTCCCTTCACAGGTTCGCCACTCTCTGTACTACCCATTGTAGCACGTGTGTAGCCCAGCGTATAAGGGGCATGATGACTTGACGTCATCCCCACCTTCCTCCTGCTCGTCGCAGGCAGTATCGCATGAGTGCCCAACTTAATGATGGCAACATACGAAAGGGGTTGCGCTCGTTGCGGGACTTAACCCAACATCTCACGACACGAGCTGACGACAGCCATGCACCACCTGTCACTAAGTTCCCCCGAAGGGGCACATCAGCATCTCTGCTAACTTCTTAGGATGTCAAACGCTGGTAAGGTTCCTCGCGTTGCGTCGAATTAAACCACATGCTCCACCGCTTGTGCGGGTCCCCGTCAATTCCTTTGAGTTTCATACTTGCGTACGTACTCCCCAGGCGGATTACTTATCGCGTTAGCTTGGGCGCTGAGGTTCGACCCCCAACACCTAGTAATCATCGTTTACAGCGTGGACTACCAGGGTATCTAATCCTGTTTGCTACCCACGCTTTCGCGCTTCAGCGTCAGTATCTGTCCAGTGGGCTGACTTCTCCATCGGCATTCCTACAAATATCTACGAATTTCACCTCTACACTTGTAGTTCCGCCCACCTCTCCAGTACTCTAGTTTGACAGTTTCCAACGCAATACGGAGTTGAGCCCCGCATTTTCACATCAGACTTACCAAACCACCTAGACGCGCTTTACGCCCAATAAATCCGGATAACGCTTGCGACATACGTATTACCGCGGCTGCTGGCACGTATTTAGCCGTCGCTTCTTCTGTTGGTACCGTCACGTTCTTCGTCCCAACTGAAAGCACTTTACATTCCGAAAAACTTCATCGTGCACACAGAATTGCTGGATCAGACTTTTGGTCCATTGTCCAATATTCCCCACTGCTGCCTCCCGTAGGAGTAAGGGCCGTGTCTCAGTCCCCTTGTGGCCGTTCACCCTCTCAGGCCGGCTACCTATCATCGCCTTGGTGAGCCGTTACCTCACCAACAAGCTAATAGGACGCAAAGCTCTCCTGCAGCGCATATAGCTTTCATACAAAAGTCATGCGACTAAAGTATAATACCCGGTATTAGCATCCGTTTCCAGATGTTGTCCCGAACTGCAGGGCAAGTTCTTTACGCGTTACTCACCCGTCCGCCACCATCACCCGAAGGATCAAGTAGACTTGCATGTGTTAAGCATTCTGTCAGCGTTCATCCTGAGCCAGGATCAAACTCTTCGTTCAATCTATTAACTCAGTAAAATATTACTGATTATTTACACCAATTTATTGTTGTGTTTGCATTTTTATCTTTCTCTATTCTGTTGCTAATGTCCTTTGTTGCCGCTTTCTCGCGGACAAGATATATATTATCACATATACAGAATTACGTCAATAGCTTTTTTCATTTTTTTATAAATTATTTTCATTTCCTTTGTGAACCTCTCCCACTTAAAATTACTTTGTAATTTTTGAAGTGGGAGCTTCTTCTTGGGAAGTAGTTGCTTTTGTTAGCCAACTATATTTACCAAGCTATCCCCGTAGTTCCTACGGTTCTTTTTATTTTTAGACTGCTTGTCTTATTCTTAGACCTTCAGCCAATATATTTTTAGCGGCGTTTATATCTCTATCGTGATGAGTATGACAAATTAGACAAGTCCACTCTCTTATATCGAGAGTTTTTTTGCCATCCCTATGACCACATACAGAGCAGATTTGACTTGATGGATATAGTCTATCTATTTTTATTATTTCTTTGCCATACCATTTCGCCTTATACTCAAGTTTATTTACAAAACTAGCCCAAGATACATCAGCTATAGATTTTGATAATTTATGATTATGAAGTAATCCTTTTGTATTTAAGTCTTCAATACAGATAATATCGTGGTTTTTGATAATATATGTACTTAGCTTATTTAAGAAATCTGTTCTCATATTCATAATTTTTTCGTGTATTTTAGCTACTTTAATTCTTTGTTTTTGATAATTTCTAGCTTCGTTTAATTTTTTATTTATTTTTTTAGCAATTAGAAATCTTTTAGAAAGTTTTCTTTGTTCTCTTTTTAGTTTGTCTTCTAATTGTTTTCTAAATTTAAGATTTTTTATTTTTTCTCCAGTAGAAAGAATAGCCATATCTTTAATACCTAAATCAATTCCTACTGATGAATTAGTTTTTGGTAATTCCTGAATATCTGTTTCACATAACAAAGAGATAAAATACTTACCACTTCCATTACGCGAGATAGTAACAGATTTTATTATCCCCTCTATTTTTCTATGCACTTTGATTTTTATTAATTCTTTAAGTTTAGGAATTTTTAACCATTTTTCAAAAATATTTACAGTTCCTTTTTGATTATTAGTTGTATAGCTTTGTACTGGATTCTTCTTAGATTTGAACTTAGGAAAACCTATAGATTTATCTCTAAAAAAGTTTTTATATGCTTTATCTAAGTTAATTTGAGCATTAGCAAGAGCAAGACTATCAACTTCTTTTAGAAATTCATAATCTTTTTTATATTTTGCAGGAGTTGGATATTTTATTTTTTTATCAGGATTACCTTTACTTTCTTCATATGCTTTGATTCTATCATTTAGCATAAGATTATAGACAAGACGAACACAACCAAAAGTTTTACTAAAAAATATCTTTTGTTCTTCGCTTGGATAAATTCTAAATTTATATGCTTTTAGTTGTTTCATCAGTCCACCTCCCTCAAAATTATTTACTCTTCTGCCCTTGTTCCTCTATATATTTTTTTATGACTTCAATAGGAGCTCCTCCAGTAGTCAACAAACAAAAACTTTTAGACCAAAACATTTCTTTCCACAGATATTTTCTTATATGTGGAAATTCTTTTTTTATTATCCTAGAACTTGCTGATTTATATGCATTTATGAATTTAGTCAATTCTGTTTTTGGATGAGCCTTGAACATTATATGTACGTGGTCTTTATCGTGATTCCATTGTACTAAAGTAATATGATATGGAACTCCAATTCTTACAAACATATCTTTAGCAAATTCAGAAATTGTATCATCAAATACATTTCTTCTATATTTTACTACAAGAACTAAGTGATAATACAGCAAAAATACTGAATGACAATTACTATCTAATTCCATTGTTTTTACTCCTATTTTTATATATCTACTAATTGTATTATATCACTTTGCCTTCTAAAAAACAATAGGGCAATTCATCGCACCACCTATAGAGCTGGGCGACTTCTTGCCCGTTAGGTTAAAAAAGTGCCTCTTGAAACAATAAGTTTCAAGAAACACTTTTAATAAAAAACTATTTAACAACTATATTTACTATTTTATCAGGTACAACTATTAATTTTACAAGTTGTTTTCCTTCCATATGTTTTTGAACATTTTCTAAAGCAAGAGCCATTTTTTCCACTTCTTCTTTAGCAGTTCCTCTTTCTACTTCAACTGTTCCTCTAACTTTTCCATTAACTTGAACAGCCATTACAACTTCAGAAGTTGTAAGTAGTTTTGGATCATAAGTTGGCCAGTTAGTATTATAGATATATCCTTCTTTTCCTATCTCAGACCATAATTCATCACAGATATGTGGAATAAACGGAGATAACATAACTAGAATTTTTTGAATTACATCATCAAATATTTTCTTAGACTCTGATGTTCCTTTTCCAGCATCTAATATGTTATTTCTATAATCTAGTGTATCGTTAATAAGTTCCATTGTAGCTGCAATTGCAGTATTGAAATGGTAGTCATTTTCTATAGAATCTGTTACTCTTTTTATAGTTTGATTCATCTTTATAAGTAGAGCTTTATCATCTCTATTGATTTTGCTCATATCAACTTCTGCAGGATCTAAATCATCTTTATTTTCCATTACAAGTCTCCAAATCTTAGTTAAAAATCTATATGCTCCTGCTAGTCCATTTTCACTCCATTCAAGTTCTTTTTCAGGTGGAGCAGCAAACATTATAAATAATCTTGTAGTATCAGCACCATATTTTAATACCATTTCTTCTGGGTCTACACCATTATTTTTAGATTTAGACATTTTCTCCATCTTAGTTACAAGTTCTTCTCCTGTAGATTTCAAAAATGCTTTATCCCCTTTAACTTCAACATCTTGAGGAAATATAAATCTTCTTTCTTTTTCAGAATAGTAAGATTGTGATAATACCATTCCTTGAGTTAATAATTTTTTAAATGGTTCATTTGCTGATACCATTCCTAAATCTCTTAAGATTTTTTCAAAGAATCTAGCATATAAAAGGTGCATTACAGCATGTTCTACTCCTCCTATATATTGATCGACTCCCATCCATTTATCCACTATCTCTTTACTAAATGGTAGCTTGTCATTGTGAGGATCACAGTATCTTAAGAAGTACCAAGATGAGTCAACAAATGTATCCATAGTATCTGTATCTCTTCTTGCTGGACCTCCACAAACTGGACAAGTTGCATGTTTGAAACTTTCTGATGTTTGAAGTGGATTTCCTTTTCCGTCAAATGATACATCTTCTGGTAATAATACTGGTAGATTTTCATCTTTTTCTAAAACAGTTCCACATTTTTCACAGTATAATACTGGAATTGGAGTTCCCCAATATCTTTGTCTTGAAACTCCCCAATCTTTTAATCTATATTTTACAGTTCTTTTTCCAAATCCTTTAGCTTCTACATATTCAGCAATTTTAGTAAGAGCTTCTTTTGAATTCATTCCGTTAAATTCACCAGAATTTGTCATAACTCCTTCTTCTGTAAATGCACAAGTCATAGTATTAGGATCTAATTCTATTTCTTTTCCTGTTTCTTTATCAATAGAATTAATTACTATATTCCTTGGAAGATTATATTTTTTAGCAAAAGCATAGTCTCTTTCATCATGACAAGGAACTGCCATTACTGCACCTGTTCCATAGTTCATTAAAACATAGTCAGCTATCCAAAGTTCTACTTTTTTATTTGTTACAGGATTAATTACATGCCAACCTGTAAATACTCCTCTTTTTTCTCTTCCTTCAGCTGATCTTTCAATAAGGTCAGTATTTTCCATCTCTTCTACATCTTTTTTTATTGCTGGATTTACTTTTAAGATTTCAGCTACAATTGGATGTTCTGGTGCAACTACACAATATGAAACCCCAAAAATAGTATCTATTCTTGTTGTAAACATAGGTAGATCTTCACCTGTTTCAGCAACTTTAAACACTATCTCTGTTCCAAATGATTTTCCAATCCAGTTTTTTTGCATTGCTAAAACTTTATCAGGCCAACCACCTTTAAGTTCTTCATGTCCTTTTAATAACTCTTCTGCATAATCAGTTATTCTAAAGAACCATTGCTCAAGTTCTTTTTGTACAACAGTTGTTTTACTATGTCTCCAACATTTTCCATCTTCAACTTGTTCATTTGCAAGTACTGTATTACAATCTGGACACCAGTTTACAAATGATTTCTTTTTATATATAAGACCTTTTTCATAAAATCTTTTAAACATCCATTGGTTCCATTTATAGTATTCTGGTTTATAAGTTGCTATTTCTCTATCCCAGTCATATGAAAATCCAAGCATATTTAATTGTCTTTTCATATTTTCTATATTAGAAGTTGTCCATGCTGCAGGGTGAGCACCATTTTGTATTGCAGCATTTTCTGCTGGAAGACCAAATGAATCCCAACCCATAGGATTTAATACATTGTAACCTTTCATTCTTTTATATCTAGCTATAACGTCTCCTAATGTATAGTTTCTAGCATGTCCTACATGTAATCTTCCTGATGGGTATGGAAGCATTGCAAGAAGGTAATAATTTTGTTTTCCTTCAACTTCATCTAATGTTTTAAAGATGTCTCCATCTTTCCAGTTCTTTTGCCATTTGGCTTCTACTTCTTTAAAATCGTATTCTCTCAAAAATCTCACCTCTATCAAACTTTCAAATTTTTTAATATACTCATTATTTTATTATTGACTTCTACTTTTTAGTACCCTTAGTAGGTACTGAGCCATAGCTCGCTCTTTCGTTTTATTCGTTGAAAACTATTATCTATAGTCTTAGGCGATCTATTAAGCTCACGAGCTATCTCCTTATATGAAAATCCCTTTATCATGTATTCAAATACAGCCTTTTCAAATGGACTAAAATTACTCTCTACAAATTTTTGAAAATCAGTAATTTTCTCCTTAGATAAAAATATCTCTTCAGGATTATATTTAACAGTAGAATATAGATTTTTAGGATATGATTCATACCCATTTTCATTTTCTAGAGTATTCCCACTAGCTGCATTAAGTGCACTATTTTTCTGTGCATTTGAACTTCTTACAGCAGTTAAAATCTGTCTTCTAATACATAATGTTGCAAAAGTTTTAAAGGATGCCTTTCCCTTTGTATAAGCTTGTATTGCCTTAAGTAAACCTATTGTCCCCTCTTGAAGTAAGTCATCCTGATCAGCTCCAATAAGAAAATAATTTTTGGCATTTAGAAAGATGAGCTTTTTATACTCTTTCAATATCAGATCGATGGCTTCTGCATTTCCATTTTGTGCTTTAGCTACTACTTCATCAGTTATTATATTTTCACTCATACCTTCTTCCCTTCACTTATCCAAAATTGTTTTATATAATCTGTTTTTATTCCCCTGTTTTGAAAGATTTTACTATTTCAGAGAGAATTATCCCTCCTGCTACTGATACATTAAGTGAATTTATCTTACCATACATAGGTATTTTAATAAGCACATCACAGCTTTCTTTTACTTTTTTTCTCATTCCATTTCCTTCGCTTCCAAGTACAAGTGCTGTTTTATTTGGATATTTTTCTTTTGAATAGTCATGTGCTCCATCTTCACCTTCAGCACCGTATACCCAGAAATCTAAAGTCTTAAGTCTTTTTATTGCTTCTGAAATATTTGTTACTTTAATAATATCTACATACTCTATTGCACCTGTTGAAGTTTTTACAACTGTTTCATTAATTCTTACAGCATTTCTTTCTGGAATAATTATACCTTTTACTCCAAAAACCTCTGCACTTCTAATTAGTGCTCCAAAATTTCTAGGGTCTTGTACTTCATCTAATATAAGTACTAAAGCTTTTTCCATAGGCGCAATTTTTTCTAAAAAAGCTCCAAAATCAACATAATAATCATAGTCACTTACATGTACTACTACACCTTGTGAATTTTCTCTTTTTTTATCAGTATAGAATATCTTTATATTTCTCTTAGAAGCTAACTTTTTAATTTGATTTATTTTCTCATCTCTAGCTCCTTTATAAATTTCAAGTTTTTCTATAGTTTTATCCATATTTTGCAATACTTCAACTGCGGGATTTATCCCTATTATTTTTTCCATTATGGTCTACACCTCTACTTTTATTCTCTCTATATCTGCACCAATTTTTCTAAGTCTTTCTTCTAAATTTTCATATCCTCTATCTACATGGTAAATTCTATTTACAATGCTTACTCCTTTTGCTTTAAGTGCTGCAAGTATAAGAGAAGCTCCAGCTCTTAAGTCACTTGCCATAACCTCTGCAGATGAAAATTCATCTATCCCCTTTATTGTTGCTATATTTCCATTTACATCTATTTTAGCTCCCATTCTATTTAGTTCAGGAACATGCATAAATCTATTTTCAAAAATTGTTTCTTTTATCTCACTATTTCCTTTAGCTAAACACATAAGAGTCATTATAGGTGATTGTAAATCTGTCGGGAATCCTGGATAAGGCATAGTTGTTACTTTTTCTCCACGAAGATCTGATAGTTTAGATAAAACTCTTAAAGTTTCACCTTCTATTTCAAATTTAACTCCCATCTCTTCAAGTTTCATAAAAAATGCTTCTAAGTGATCTTTTCTTACACCTTTGACCTCTATACTTCCATCAAACATAATAGAAGCTATTACAAATGTTCCTGCTACTATTCTATCTGGGATTATAGTATGTTCTCCAGGATATAGTTTTTCAACACCGTTAATTGTAAGTGTTCCTGTTCCTATTCCTGAAATATCTGCTCCCATATTGTTGAAGAAATTACACAGGTCTTCTATTTCTGGCTCTCTAGCTGCATTTTCTAAAACTGTTGTTCCTTTTGCTTTTACAGCAGCCATAATAATATTTTCAGTCGCTCCAACACTTGGAAAATCAAGAATTATTTTATTTCCAATAAGTTCAGTAGCTTCTGCGTCTACATATCCATGATCAATATCTATTTTAGCTCCTAAAGCTTCAAAGCCTTTTAAATGTAAATCAACAGGTCTTGCTCCTATTGCACACCCTCCAGGTAGAGAAACTCTTGCTTTTTTACAATGTGCAAGCATAGGTCCCATTACTAAAAAAGAAGCTCTCATTTTTTTTACAAGATCATAAGCAGCAACTAAATTTGTAAGTCCTCTGTTTTCAATTTTATATGTATTATTATCTAATTTTTCTATAATAAGTCCAAGACTTTCTAATAATTTTACTAATGTTCTAATATCCATAAGATTTGGAACATTCTTTAAAATATATGTACCTTTTTCTACTAAAGTTGCTATCATAATTGGAAGTGCTGCATTTTTAGATCCTTCTACTTCCAAAACTCCTTTTATTTCTTTCCCACCTGTTACTTTAAAAGCTTCTACCATTATCTATTTTTCTCCTTTTCTAATCTGCATATTGGACATTCTTTTCCAAAAATTCTGTCCATCAATGTTAATTCTTGAAATCTTTCCTTATATTCAGGAAGTTTTTCAGCTACAAGATTGTAATGTCTGGTGCACAGCTTTTCACCAAAATACTTTATATATTCTCTGTACAAACCAGCTTTTTCAAATTTGTCTCCAATATCTTCTAATACTATTTCTCTATCATTAGTATCAAAAGGTTCTTTTGTCACTACTACAAGACCTATATTCCCCTGTAAATCAAGAGCATCAACTAATGTATATCTCACATTTAACTTTTCAGCCTCTAGTATATAGGGCTTTAAATTTTTAAGTGGTATATCTCTTCTCATTTTTATACAAGCAGTACTGGATTTTTTCATTTCATTTATTATGTCTTGATATACCAGCCCCGAATTGATCTGCTCATCAGTTAAAGCCATTGAAATATTTTCCTTATACTCATTTAAGTAAAAAGATTTTTCTGCCTGAGTTTTCAAAAAATTAATTTTTGTTTGCTCAGCCTTTGTTATCAAACTGTCATCCACCTTTATATCACCCTAACCTGTTCAATATTTGATATAGATTATATCATAATATTGTACCATTTTACAGTGATATTTCCAAGCAGTCAATTACAAAAAATATACATATAAAAACTTCTAATTACATTTTTTAATACAGATCTTTTTATTGTGTTCAAAAATCCCTATATGAAGATAAAAAAAATATATCATTACATATATTTTTGATATTTTATCATATTATATAAAAAAAATTAAAGTTTAATTTATCTTTAAAATGAAAAAATGCTATAATATGCTAAAGACTTTAAATCGAGGTGAATTATGAAAAAGTATATTTCTATTGCGATTTTACTTATTTTAAATTTAACTGTTTTTTCTAAAAACATTGAA from Fusobacterium hominis includes the following:
- the leuS gene encoding leucine--tRNA ligase; amino-acid sequence: MREYDFKEVEAKWQKNWKDGDIFKTLDEVEGKQNYYLLAMLPYPSGRLHVGHARNYTLGDVIARYKRMKGYNVLNPMGWDSFGLPAENAAIQNGAHPAAWTTSNIENMKRQLNMLGFSYDWDREIATYKPEYYKWNQWMFKRFYEKGLIYKKKSFVNWCPDCNTVLANEQVEDGKCWRHSKTTVVQKELEQWFFRITDYAEELLKGHEELKGGWPDKVLAMQKNWIGKSFGTEIVFKVAETGEDLPMFTTRIDTIFGVSYCVVAPEHPIVAEILKVNPAIKKDVEEMENTDLIERSAEGREKRGVFTGWHVINPVTNKKVELWIADYVLMNYGTGAVMAVPCHDERDYAFAKKYNLPRNIVINSIDKETGKEIELDPNTMTCAFTEEGVMTNSGEFNGMNSKEALTKIAEYVEAKGFGKRTVKYRLKDWGVSRQRYWGTPIPVLYCEKCGTVLEKDENLPVLLPEDVSFDGKGNPLQTSESFKHATCPVCGGPARRDTDTMDTFVDSSWYFLRYCDPHNDKLPFSKEIVDKWMGVDQYIGGVEHAVMHLLYARFFEKILRDLGMVSANEPFKKLLTQGMVLSQSYYSEKERRFIFPQDVEVKGDKAFLKSTGEELVTKMEKMSKSKNNGVDPEEMVLKYGADTTRLFIMFAAPPEKELEWSENGLAGAYRFLTKIWRLVMENKDDLDPAEVDMSKINRDDKALLIKMNQTIKRVTDSIENDYHFNTAIAATMELINDTLDYRNNILDAGKGTSESKKIFDDVIQKILVMLSPFIPHICDELWSEIGKEGYIYNTNWPTYDPKLLTTSEVVMAVQVNGKVRGTVEVERGTAKEEVEKMALALENVQKHMEGKQLVKLIVVPDKIVNIVVK
- a CDS encoding sigma-70 family RNA polymerase sigma factor produces the protein MSENIITDEVVAKAQNGNAEAIDLILKEYKKLIFLNAKNYFLIGADQDDLLQEGTIGLLKAIQAYTKGKASFKTFATLCIRRQILTAVRSSNAQKNSALNAASGNTLENENGYESYPKNLYSTVKYNPEEIFLSKEKITDFQKFVESNFSPFEKAVFEYMIKGFSYKEIARELNRSPKTIDNSFQRIKRKSELWLSTY
- the tnpA gene encoding IS200/IS605 family transposase; this encodes MELDSNCHSVFLLYYHLVLVVKYRRNVFDDTISEFAKDMFVRIGVPYHITLVQWNHDKDHVHIMFKAHPKTELTKFINAYKSASSRIIKKEFPHIRKYLWKEMFWSKSFCLLTTGGAPIEVIKKYIEEQGQKSK
- the rlmB gene encoding 23S rRNA (guanosine(2251)-2'-O)-methyltransferase RlmB; the encoded protein is MEKIIGINPAVEVLQNMDKTIEKLEIYKGARDEKINQIKKLASKRNIKIFYTDKKRENSQGVVVHVSDYDYYVDFGAFLEKIAPMEKALVLILDEVQDPRNFGALIRSAEVFGVKGIIIPERNAVRINETVVKTSTGAIEYVDIIKVTNISEAIKRLKTLDFWVYGAEGEDGAHDYSKEKYPNKTALVLGSEGNGMRKKVKESCDVLIKIPMYGKINSLNVSVAGGIILSEIVKSFKTGE
- the murA gene encoding UDP-N-acetylglucosamine 1-carboxyvinyltransferase gives rise to the protein MVEAFKVTGGKEIKGVLEVEGSKNAALPIMIATLVEKGTYILKNVPNLMDIRTLVKLLESLGLIIEKLDNNTYKIENRGLTNLVAAYDLVKKMRASFLVMGPMLAHCKKARVSLPGGCAIGARPVDLHLKGFEALGAKIDIDHGYVDAEATELIGNKIILDFPSVGATENIIMAAVKAKGTTVLENAAREPEIEDLCNFFNNMGADISGIGTGTLTINGVEKLYPGEHTIIPDRIVAGTFVIASIMFDGSIEVKGVRKDHLEAFFMKLEEMGVKFEIEGETLRVLSKLSDLRGEKVTTMPYPGFPTDLQSPIMTLMCLAKGNSEIKETIFENRFMHVPELNRMGAKIDVNGNIATIKGIDEFSSAEVMASDLRAGASLILAALKAKGVSIVNRIYHVDRGYENLEERLRKIGADIERIKVEV
- the tnpB gene encoding IS200/IS605 family element RNA-guided endonuclease TnpB translates to MKQLKAYKFRIYPSEEQKIFFSKTFGCVRLVYNLMLNDRIKAYEESKGNPDKKIKYPTPAKYKKDYEFLKEVDSLALANAQINLDKAYKNFFRDKSIGFPKFKSKKNPVQSYTTNNQKGTVNIFEKWLKIPKLKELIKIKVHRKIEGIIKSVTISRNGSGKYFISLLCETDIQELPKTNSSVGIDLGIKDMAILSTGEKIKNLKFRKQLEDKLKREQRKLSKRFLIAKKINKKLNEARNYQKQRIKVAKIHEKIMNMRTDFLNKLSTYIIKNHDIICIEDLNTKGLLHNHKLSKSIADVSWASFVNKLEYKAKWYGKEIIKIDRLYPSSQICSVCGHRDGKKTLDIREWTCLICHTHHDRDINAAKNILAEGLRIRQAV
- a CDS encoding DUF1694 domain-containing protein — translated: MDDSLITKAEQTKINFLKTQAEKSFYLNEYKENISMALTDEQINSGLVYQDIINEMKKSSTACIKMRRDIPLKNLKPYILEAEKLNVRYTLVDALDLQGNIGLVVVTKEPFDTNDREIVLEDIGDKFEKAGLYREYIKYFGEKLCTRHYNLVAEKLPEYKERFQELTLMDRIFGKECPICRLEKEKNR